One segment of Acaryochloris thomasi RCC1774 DNA contains the following:
- a CDS encoding ABC transporter substrate-binding protein, with the protein MIDLCLSVSKMRQRWLMMFIVALLIVVLPNCGRSPQARPDGTLVFASVGQPVSLEPGNITDGNSIYVQQQIYDRLVHVESGKTDLVPGLATEWNASEDGLIWTFKLRSGVKFHDNTPFNAEAVKVNVERWWDPGNALGFRDAGKTFEIWTNLFGGFKGDEASLLQGVSVVDDLTVEFIIKQPFAGFPAALSSGYFGMASPAAVAKAGADYGLIGSMAVGTGPFVFQEWVTGDRILLQRNSQYWQPNLPKIEQLVIRFIDEPASRLAELRAGTVDFTVDLSPDQRAEVEADPALDVILRPSFNVGYLALNPSYSPLAKLQVRQAIAHAIDREAIVQAFWKDLATTDEHFTPPSLAEFQAQTLATYDYDPAQAKQLLAEAGYPDGFDLELWYMPVSRPYYPTPKPISEAFASDLGKVGISVSLKTKDWSAYLTDRNRQPGFQAFMMGWTGDYSDPDNFYYPHFGPGATTDLGLWQNDQVLDLLDQGRRAIEPAERVQIYQQVDQILSQELVRIPIVHSQPLLAKRSTVTGWSPSPLGIESLEQVSESDSVER; encoded by the coding sequence ATGATTGACCTTTGCTTATCTGTCAGCAAAATGCGGCAGCGCTGGCTGATGATGTTTATCGTTGCCTTACTGATTGTCGTACTACCCAACTGCGGACGCAGCCCGCAGGCTCGTCCTGACGGCACGCTTGTCTTTGCGTCAGTCGGTCAACCCGTGAGTTTAGAGCCTGGAAACATCACAGACGGTAACTCTATTTATGTGCAGCAACAAATCTATGACCGCTTGGTTCATGTAGAGTCGGGCAAAACAGATTTGGTACCGGGTCTTGCCACTGAATGGAACGCCTCAGAGGATGGCCTCATATGGACCTTTAAGCTGCGATCTGGGGTCAAATTTCATGACAACACGCCCTTCAATGCTGAAGCCGTTAAGGTTAATGTCGAACGCTGGTGGGATCCTGGAAATGCCCTAGGGTTTCGTGATGCGGGCAAGACCTTTGAGATCTGGACGAATCTGTTTGGCGGCTTCAAGGGAGATGAGGCGTCCTTGCTGCAGGGGGTGAGCGTGGTTGATGATCTGACGGTGGAATTTATCATCAAGCAGCCCTTTGCGGGGTTCCCGGCCGCGCTGTCGTCTGGATACTTTGGTATGGCCAGTCCTGCCGCAGTTGCCAAAGCTGGCGCTGACTATGGGCTGATCGGCTCGATGGCCGTGGGGACCGGACCCTTTGTCTTTCAAGAGTGGGTGACGGGCGATCGCATCTTGCTCCAGAGAAATTCCCAGTACTGGCAGCCGAACTTACCAAAAATAGAGCAGCTCGTGATTCGCTTTATCGATGAACCGGCCAGCCGCCTCGCTGAACTCAGGGCCGGAACCGTTGATTTTACCGTTGACCTATCCCCCGACCAGCGGGCAGAGGTTGAAGCCGATCCTGCTTTAGACGTGATTCTGCGTCCCTCTTTTAACGTGGGTTATCTCGCCTTAAACCCTAGCTATTCACCCCTCGCCAAGCTGCAAGTCCGCCAGGCTATTGCCCACGCCATCGACCGCGAGGCTATCGTTCAAGCCTTCTGGAAAGATCTGGCAACCACAGATGAACACTTTACGCCGCCATCCCTAGCAGAGTTTCAGGCTCAAACCCTGGCAACCTATGACTATGATCCCGCTCAAGCCAAGCAGCTCCTAGCTGAGGCAGGATATCCCGATGGGTTTGATCTAGAGCTGTGGTACATGCCCGTCTCCCGTCCCTACTACCCCACACCCAAGCCGATCTCTGAAGCCTTTGCCTCTGACTTGGGCAAAGTTGGCATCAGCGTGAGTCTTAAAACAAAGGACTGGTCTGCCTATCTGACCGATCGCAACCGTCAACCGGGCTTCCAAGCCTTCATGATGGGCTGGACAGGGGACTATAGCGATCCAGATAACTTTTACTACCCTCACTTTGGTCCCGGAGCCACAACGGATTTAGGTCTGTGGCAGAATGACCAGGTCTTAGATCTGCTAGATCAAGGTCGTCGGGCCATAGAACCTGCCGAACGAGTCCAAATTTATCAACAAGTTGATCAGATTCTGTCCCAAGAACTGGTGAGAATTCCCATCGTGCATTCCCAGCCGCTATTGGCTAAACGTTCAACGGTCACGGGCTGGTCTCCCAGTCCCCTGGGTATTGAATCCCTGGAGCAGGTGTCTGAGAGTGATTCAGTAGAACGCTAA